A single genomic interval of Roseomonas aeriglobus harbors:
- a CDS encoding Lrp/AsnC family transcriptional regulator: MAFDRIDRQILGLLQEDGRMTNVDLAERVGLTAPPCLRRVRALEEAGAIQGYHAALDPASLGYTITVFAMVSLKSQAEADLTAFEQHVATIPEVRECHMLNGEIDFILKIVATDLRSFQELLTTQLTPAPNVSHVKTSLTIRTSKSLPGIPVG, translated from the coding sequence ATGGCGTTCGATCGGATCGATCGACAGATTTTGGGTCTTCTTCAGGAAGACGGGCGGATGACGAATGTCGATCTGGCGGAGCGCGTGGGGCTGACTGCGCCACCCTGCCTGCGGCGTGTGCGCGCGCTGGAGGAGGCGGGCGCGATCCAGGGCTATCACGCCGCGCTCGACCCGGCGAGCCTGGGCTATACCATCACGGTGTTCGCAATGGTCAGCCTGAAAAGCCAGGCGGAGGCCGATCTGACCGCGTTCGAGCAACATGTCGCGACCATTCCCGAAGTGCGCGAATGCCACATGCTGAACGGTGAAATCGACTTCATCCTGAAAATCGTCGCGACCGACCTGCGCAGTTTCCAGGAATTGCTGACGACTCAGCTGACCCCGGCGCCCAATGTCAGCCATGTGAAGACGTCGCTGACGATCCGCACGTCGAAGTCGCTGCCGGGGATCCCGGTGGGGTGA
- the pelF gene encoding GT4 family glycosyltransferase PelF, whose product MTAASPAASATPDVDVCLIVEGAYPYVIGGVSAWLDDLIRHLPDIRFAIVAIKPSAAPLPHRITLPPNVVELIEVGLAPEPQRPRAVPDAAAAAIGAALVRVIAEDGAQPLNDLIDLFTRLNLQTRPADVLAHPIVFDLIRAHYETVLPSASFHHFFWATRALFGGLLACLTTPIPRARVYHTISTGFAGVIAARARRQTGRPAAITEHGIYLLEREIEVLMADWIGDQIDSGLAVDRSVADLRDVWMRAFSAYSSACYDACDPIIALYGDNSQVQRRLGADPERLQVIPNGIETGRFAALPDQRDPDRPLVALLGRVVPIKDVKSFVRAAALVHARMPKARLVVLGPLDEDPDYAAECLALVRDLGLGDVISFPGRVAIAEWLPRVDVLVLTSLSEAQPLIILEGGACGIPVVAPDVGSCREMIEGRGADSAHGGIITPLVNPEATASAIVRLLQDPDTRRAMGQTMQARVTADYEHGTIIAAYRDLYLQLAERATTS is encoded by the coding sequence ATGACCGCCGCTTCCCCCGCCGCGTCCGCCACCCCGGACGTCGATGTCTGCCTGATCGTCGAGGGCGCCTATCCTTATGTCATCGGCGGCGTATCGGCATGGCTCGACGACCTGATCCGACACCTGCCCGATATCCGCTTCGCCATCGTAGCGATCAAGCCAAGCGCGGCACCGCTTCCACACCGCATCACGCTGCCGCCCAACGTCGTCGAGCTGATCGAGGTCGGGCTCGCTCCCGAACCGCAGCGCCCCCGTGCCGTCCCCGATGCGGCGGCCGCGGCGATCGGCGCGGCGCTTGTCCGGGTGATCGCCGAGGACGGAGCGCAGCCGCTCAACGACCTGATCGACTTGTTCACCCGGCTGAACCTGCAGACCCGTCCGGCCGACGTGCTGGCCCATCCGATCGTCTTCGACCTGATCCGCGCGCATTACGAGACGGTCCTGCCCAGCGCGTCGTTCCACCACTTCTTCTGGGCGACGCGCGCGCTGTTCGGCGGCCTGCTCGCCTGTCTGACGACGCCCATTCCGCGGGCGCGTGTCTACCACACCATCTCGACCGGATTTGCCGGCGTGATCGCCGCCCGGGCGCGCCGCCAGACCGGTCGCCCGGCGGCAATCACCGAACACGGCATCTATCTGCTCGAACGCGAGATCGAAGTGCTGATGGCCGACTGGATCGGCGATCAGATCGATTCGGGGCTGGCGGTCGATCGGAGCGTCGCCGACTTGCGCGACGTGTGGATGCGCGCCTTTTCGGCCTACAGCAGCGCCTGCTACGACGCGTGCGATCCGATCATCGCGCTGTATGGCGACAATTCGCAGGTCCAGCGTCGGCTGGGCGCCGATCCCGAGCGGCTGCAGGTCATTCCCAACGGCATCGAAACCGGCCGTTTCGCAGCTTTGCCCGATCAGCGCGATCCCGATCGGCCGCTGGTCGCCCTGCTCGGCCGCGTCGTTCCGATCAAGGACGTCAAGTCGTTCGTTCGCGCCGCGGCCCTGGTCCATGCCCGAATGCCCAAGGCGCGGCTGGTCGTCTTGGGTCCGCTGGACGAAGATCCCGACTATGCCGCCGAATGTCTGGCGCTGGTCCGGGATCTGGGCCTGGGCGACGTCATCAGCTTTCCCGGCCGCGTCGCGATTGCCGAATGGCTGCCGCGGGTCGATGTGCTGGTCCTGACCAGCCTGTCCGAAGCCCAGCCGTTGATCATCCTCGAAGGCGGCGCCTGCGGTATCCCGGTCGTCGCCCCGGACGTTGGCAGCTGCCGCGAAATGATCGAGGGACGGGGCGCCGACAGCGCTCACGGCGGTATCATCACGCCGCTGGTCAACCCGGAAGCGACCGCGTCCGCGATCGTCCGGTTGCTGCAGGATCCGGACACCCGCCGCGCGATGGGGCAGACGATGCAGGCCCGCGTAACCGCGGATTACGAACACGGCACGATCATCGCGGCGTACCGCGACCTCTATCTCCAACTCGCCGAGCGCGCGACGACGTCATGA
- a CDS encoding HAMP domain-containing histidine kinase, with the protein MASLRFDDVLGTVRTIDLASPSAAQAAWRQIVDLVGRGRAAADDWALSTLRTIRDRVPITARAASARALYGAPAPAALVRLLATDDIAVAAPILRLATLTDAEWLDLLPALSPAGRAILRHRRDLSGVVQRGLESFGSVDFVLSDEAPAAAPASAPVPVLDAQPEPEPELAAQPEPELDPAPAIVEESGPFLSLGAIAKSLPIVAEARRRENDNEAPVAEGGVFRIADVVARIEAFQKRQDEHPRAVATRAAPARESFRFETDPTGTIRWVEGMVREAILGTSIATPARPAQPGVDGIAAGAFRRRARFADAHLIVGGAGDAAGRWLMTGMPLFDAASGRFTGYRGSARRPERHESPTPARAAAAAPAADSLRQLVHELRTPTNAIAGFSEMIECEMLGPVEPVYREQAATMRDDAHRLLSAIDDVDVAARVAGGALPLDPERIAVAPMLHRLAADLHLLAEARGAPVPVIADELTVLADARALDRIVSRLLGTAIGAAMMGEEIAVHADAEAGGRVAISVTRPHAFDAYPGDRILSVDDEDSPASLLGVGFSLRLVRNLARAIGGAFDIGERAMTLHLPAADDDTMGHTASS; encoded by the coding sequence TTGGCTTCTTTGCGCTTCGACGACGTTCTCGGCACGGTTCGGACCATCGACCTCGCGAGCCCGTCGGCTGCGCAGGCGGCATGGCGTCAGATCGTCGATCTGGTCGGCCGTGGTCGGGCGGCGGCGGACGATTGGGCGCTTTCGACGCTGAGGACCATTCGCGACCGCGTACCGATCACCGCGCGCGCGGCGAGTGCGCGGGCGTTGTATGGCGCCCCGGCGCCGGCCGCCTTGGTGCGGCTGCTCGCGACCGACGACATCGCGGTCGCCGCCCCGATCCTGCGCCTCGCGACGCTGACTGACGCCGAATGGCTCGATCTGCTGCCGGCGTTGTCGCCGGCCGGCCGAGCGATCCTGCGCCACCGCCGCGACCTGAGCGGTGTCGTGCAGCGTGGGTTGGAAAGCTTCGGATCGGTCGATTTCGTGCTGTCCGACGAAGCGCCGGCCGCGGCGCCGGCATCGGCACCGGTGCCAGTCCTCGACGCCCAGCCCGAGCCCGAACCTGAGCTTGCGGCACAGCCCGAGCCCGAACTCGATCCGGCGCCCGCGATCGTCGAGGAGAGTGGCCCGTTCCTGTCGCTCGGTGCTATCGCCAAATCGTTGCCGATCGTGGCCGAGGCGCGGCGTCGCGAGAACGACAATGAAGCGCCGGTGGCCGAAGGCGGCGTTTTCCGCATTGCCGATGTCGTCGCGCGGATCGAGGCGTTTCAGAAGCGTCAGGACGAACACCCTCGCGCCGTCGCCACCCGCGCTGCGCCGGCACGCGAGTCGTTCCGGTTCGAAACCGATCCGACCGGGACGATCCGCTGGGTCGAGGGTATGGTGCGCGAAGCGATCCTCGGCACGTCCATCGCCACCCCGGCACGGCCCGCACAGCCGGGCGTCGACGGGATCGCCGCGGGTGCCTTCCGGCGTCGCGCGCGCTTTGCCGACGCGCATCTGATCGTGGGCGGGGCAGGGGATGCCGCTGGCCGCTGGCTGATGACGGGCATGCCGTTGTTTGATGCGGCGAGCGGCCGTTTCACCGGCTATCGCGGTAGCGCGCGGCGTCCGGAGCGGCACGAGTCGCCGACGCCTGCGCGTGCAGCGGCGGCGGCGCCGGCCGCCGATTCGCTCCGCCAACTGGTTCACGAACTGCGGACGCCGACCAATGCGATCGCGGGTTTTTCGGAAATGATCGAGTGCGAGATGCTCGGGCCCGTCGAGCCGGTCTATCGCGAACAGGCCGCGACGATGCGCGACGATGCGCATCGGCTGCTGTCGGCGATCGACGACGTCGATGTCGCGGCGCGGGTCGCGGGCGGCGCCCTGCCGCTCGACCCGGAAAGGATCGCGGTCGCGCCGATGCTGCACCGGCTGGCGGCCGACCTGCATCTGCTCGCGGAGGCGCGGGGCGCCCCGGTGCCGGTGATCGCCGACGAACTGACCGTCCTGGCCGATGCTCGTGCGCTCGACCGCATCGTCTCCCGCCTGCTCGGCACCGCGATCGGCGCGGCGATGATGGGCGAGGAGATCGCGGTTCATGCCGATGCCGAAGCCGGCGGTCGCGTCGCGATCTCGGTCACCCGTCCGCACGCGTTCGACGCCTATCCCGGCGACCGCATCCTGTCGGTCGATGACGAGGACAGCCCGGCCAGCCTGCTCGGCGTCGGCTTCTCGCTTCGGCTGGTTCGCAACCTGGCGCGTGCGATCGGCGGCGCCTTCGACATCGGTGAGCGGGCCATGACCCTCCACCTGCCGGCGGCGGACGACGATACGATGGGGCATACCGCTTCGTCCTGA
- a CDS encoding alpha/beta hydrolase gives MAMVSERNRPYADAYWESRDGLRLHYRDYAGGGDGRPPILCLPGLTRNARDYATLAERLAPEWRVLAIDFRGRGESQAAKDPMSYVPLTYLQDIEALLEDQKIDRFVAFGTSLGGIVTMLLASVERSRIAGALLNDVGPEIEAAGLSRIRGYVGKNTWHPTWLHAARALAEANSDVYPDYTIEAWLAMAKRLYRLNSAGRIVLDYDMRIAEPFRVPGNEAGPDMWRTLDALAGRPALVLRGERSDILSEKTADAMALRLGGRAEVVTVPAVGHAPTLDEPTSIRAISRLLDKVLEPVPA, from the coding sequence GTGGCCATGGTCAGTGAGCGCAACCGCCCCTATGCCGACGCCTATTGGGAATCGCGCGATGGGCTGAGATTGCATTACCGCGATTATGCCGGCGGCGGCGATGGCCGCCCGCCGATCCTGTGCCTGCCGGGCCTGACCCGCAATGCCCGCGACTATGCGACGCTTGCCGAGCGATTGGCGCCCGAGTGGCGTGTGCTGGCGATCGATTTCCGCGGTCGGGGCGAAAGCCAGGCGGCCAAGGACCCGATGAGCTATGTGCCGCTCACCTACCTCCAGGATATCGAGGCGCTGCTGGAGGATCAGAAGATCGACCGGTTCGTCGCCTTCGGGACGTCGCTTGGCGGAATCGTGACGATGCTGCTCGCGTCGGTCGAACGCAGCCGTATCGCCGGCGCGCTACTGAACGATGTCGGGCCGGAGATCGAGGCGGCGGGGCTTTCGCGAATCCGCGGCTATGTCGGCAAGAACACGTGGCACCCGACGTGGCTGCACGCGGCACGCGCGCTGGCGGAGGCGAATTCGGACGTCTACCCAGACTATACGATCGAGGCGTGGCTCGCGATGGCGAAGCGGCTGTATCGCTTGAACTCGGCCGGGCGGATCGTGCTCGATTATGACATGCGCATCGCCGAGCCGTTCCGCGTGCCCGGAAACGAAGCCGGGCCGGACATGTGGCGTACTCTGGATGCGCTCGCCGGACGGCCGGCATTGGTGCTGCGCGGCGAGCGATCGGACATCCTTTCGGAAAAGACCGCCGACGCGATGGCGCTTCGGCTGGGCGGTCGGGCAGAGGTGGTGACGGTGCCCGCGGTCGGGCATGCGCCGACACTGGACGAACCAACCTCGATCAGGGCGATATCGCGCCTGCTCGACAAAGTGCTGGAACCGGTGCCGGCCTGA
- a CDS encoding polysaccharide deacetylase family protein, whose product MTFRPPAPTPDRHVRWPSDFGQRFTIFVDTEEEFDWTQPFSREERSVTATAAIPEATRRFANAGAALTFLVDHPIATDPASVAAIAEALDVGTSAVGSQLHPWVNPPFDEAVDVVNSYPGNLPVALEAAKLDALGAAITAAFGTAPRIYRAGRYGLGPNTLRLLVERGYAIDSSMRSRFDYRRQGGPDFSGIGNDAFVTTPGVVELPLTTVDTGALRSLGPALYRRAARVPHGPGMLARTGLLNRVALTPEGIPVAEALEAVRVVVGEGLPLLNFSFHSPTLVAGHTPYARDAADVAAFWAWWDAVLGLLARLGVGTVGEAELVAAVAHPGA is encoded by the coding sequence ATGACGTTCCGCCCGCCTGCGCCGACGCCCGACCGCCACGTGCGCTGGCCATCCGATTTCGGACAGCGGTTCACGATCTTCGTCGATACCGAAGAGGAATTCGACTGGACGCAGCCCTTCTCGCGCGAGGAGCGATCGGTGACGGCGACCGCCGCGATCCCCGAAGCCACTCGGCGGTTCGCCAATGCGGGCGCAGCGCTGACCTTCCTGGTCGATCATCCGATCGCCACCGATCCTGCGAGCGTCGCCGCCATTGCCGAAGCGCTCGACGTCGGCACCTCGGCTGTCGGCAGCCAGCTACACCCCTGGGTCAACCCGCCGTTCGATGAAGCGGTAGACGTCGTCAACAGCTACCCCGGCAACCTGCCGGTCGCGTTGGAGGCGGCGAAGCTCGACGCGCTGGGGGCTGCCATCACCGCGGCCTTCGGAACGGCTCCGCGCATCTATCGTGCCGGACGATACGGCCTTGGCCCGAACACGCTGCGGCTTCTGGTCGAACGCGGCTATGCAATCGATAGCTCGATGCGGTCGCGCTTCGACTATCGACGACAGGGCGGACCCGACTTTTCGGGTATCGGCAATGACGCGTTCGTGACCACACCGGGCGTGGTCGAATTGCCGCTGACGACCGTCGATACCGGGGCGCTGCGATCGCTCGGCCCCGCGCTTTATCGCCGGGCGGCGCGCGTGCCGCACGGACCGGGCATGCTGGCCCGGACGGGCCTGCTCAACCGCGTCGCGCTGACGCCGGAGGGCATTCCGGTCGCCGAAGCGCTGGAGGCGGTTCGCGTCGTCGTCGGCGAAGGTCTGCCGCTGCTGAACTTCTCGTTCCACTCGCCGACATTGGTTGCCGGCCACACGCCCTATGCGCGTGACGCGGCGGACGTAGCCGCCTTCTGGGCATGGTGGGATGCGGTGCTCGGGCTGCTCGCGCGGCTGGGTGTAGGGACGGTGGGGGAGGCGGAGCTGGTCGCGGCCGTCGCCCACCCAGGGGCGTAG
- a CDS encoding insulinase family protein: MSIGRTYLLAALALTSALTQPALAQSARPAAQKVLPTTSYTLPNGLKVIFHIDRSDPVVAVVLAAHVGSSREVAGRTGFAHMFEHLFFLNSENLGPGGLDKLSARIGGTGANGSTSRDWTVYNQEVPKDALEKMIWAEADKLGFFIKTVTPAVLEKEKQVLKNEKRQSVDNRPYGHVNELMAEALYPEGHPYRWMVIGSMKDLDAAQLSDVQEFYRRWYTPNNSTLTIAGDFDPAQAKAWVEKYFGEIARGAPAARPRPQPVTLNAAKSIAYEDSYAKLPQLSIAWPTVGVGHPDAVAIEMLGDLLTEGREAPLTKLLVEDKKLTDKVDIGNWDSEIAGESVLAVRAFPGVTLDQVKAAVDQGLAQFRVDPAALARVKTLREAAIYSQLGDVDGKATAIARYEAQTGDPNFLDTYLTRLRALTPADIDRVFRRYVYQRPNVSVSAVPKGKASLALTGATMVTPVTEPIVQGAEAAVDQNAGRTAYTRTPSKIDRTREPPFGPAPTVTPPTPWQMTAANGVAVSGIEDRELPVVRFTLSVDGGQRLDAGAKPGTATLLARMLTRGTARRTPAELEKALQALGARIDASVDRERLLVSGTTLARNYDATLALFREILLEPRWDAKELTLAKAAVTARIADNKSDPQALAMRVTNVVSYPQGSLLAQDILGTPDSIAALTLDDLKAAYASLSPRAARFRVAGAVTQAQTAAALAPLAAAWTTPPTALAALPEPTKPDAALLYFYDVPDAKQSLLMFSTPTVRRADPDYYPLHVANYILGGGGFASRLTQEVREGKGYTYGIRSGQQGWRSEGRWTLSSPVRANVTLEAASLARKIVADYPTTFTADDLALTKTSLSKARAFQFEQLIDKLDMLALMGDYGLPADYPVREAAVLDGMTVDRIRGLAQRYWPVDRMTYVVVGDAATQMGRLDALGAGKPVAAKPLIE; encoded by the coding sequence ATGTCGATCGGACGCACCTACCTGCTGGCGGCGCTTGCACTCACCAGCGCGCTGACCCAGCCTGCACTCGCGCAGAGCGCCCGCCCGGCGGCGCAGAAGGTGCTGCCGACGACCAGCTACACGCTGCCGAACGGCCTGAAGGTCATTTTCCACATCGACCGGTCCGATCCGGTCGTCGCGGTGGTATTGGCCGCCCATGTGGGCTCGTCGCGCGAGGTCGCCGGGCGCACCGGCTTTGCGCACATGTTCGAGCATCTTTTCTTCCTGAATTCGGAGAATCTCGGCCCCGGCGGGCTCGACAAATTGTCGGCACGGATTGGTGGGACCGGTGCCAACGGCAGCACCAGCCGCGACTGGACGGTCTACAATCAGGAGGTGCCCAAGGACGCGCTGGAGAAGATGATCTGGGCGGAGGCGGACAAGCTCGGCTTCTTCATCAAGACCGTAACCCCGGCCGTGCTCGAAAAGGAGAAGCAGGTCCTCAAGAACGAGAAGCGCCAGTCGGTCGACAACCGCCCGTACGGCCATGTCAACGAATTGATGGCGGAGGCGCTATACCCGGAGGGGCACCCGTACCGTTGGATGGTCATCGGGTCGATGAAGGACCTGGACGCGGCGCAGTTGAGCGACGTGCAGGAATTCTACCGCCGATGGTACACGCCGAACAACTCGACGCTGACGATCGCGGGCGACTTCGACCCCGCCCAGGCAAAGGCGTGGGTCGAGAAATATTTCGGCGAGATCGCCCGCGGCGCGCCCGCCGCTCGCCCGAGGCCGCAACCGGTGACGCTGAACGCGGCGAAGTCGATCGCGTACGAGGACAGCTATGCCAAGCTGCCGCAGCTCTCGATCGCCTGGCCGACCGTAGGCGTCGGCCACCCCGACGCCGTTGCGATCGAAATGCTGGGCGACCTGCTGACCGAAGGGCGCGAGGCGCCGCTGACCAAGCTGCTGGTCGAAGACAAGAAGCTGACCGACAAGGTCGACATCGGCAATTGGGACAGCGAGATCGCGGGCGAATCGGTGCTGGCGGTCCGCGCCTTCCCTGGCGTGACGCTCGATCAGGTTAAGGCGGCCGTCGATCAGGGCCTCGCACAGTTTCGCGTCGATCCGGCCGCGCTCGCGCGCGTCAAGACGCTGCGGGAGGCGGCGATCTATAGCCAGTTGGGCGACGTGGACGGCAAGGCGACGGCGATCGCGCGGTACGAGGCGCAGACGGGCGATCCGAACTTCCTCGACACCTATCTCACGCGCCTGCGTGCGCTGACCCCGGCCGACATCGACCGTGTGTTCCGCCGCTATGTCTACCAGCGGCCGAACGTCTCGGTCAGCGCCGTGCCGAAGGGCAAGGCATCGCTCGCATTGACCGGTGCGACGATGGTGACGCCGGTGACCGAACCGATCGTCCAGGGTGCCGAGGCGGCGGTCGACCAGAACGCAGGCCGCACGGCCTATACGCGCACGCCCTCGAAGATCGATCGGACCAGGGAACCGCCGTTCGGCCCCGCCCCGACCGTAACGCCGCCGACACCGTGGCAGATGACCGCCGCCAACGGCGTCGCGGTTTCGGGCATCGAGGACCGCGAGCTGCCCGTTGTCCGCTTCACTTTGTCGGTCGATGGCGGCCAGCGGCTCGACGCCGGGGCCAAGCCGGGCACGGCGACGCTGCTCGCGCGCATGCTGACTCGCGGCACCGCGCGCCGTACGCCGGCCGAGCTCGAGAAGGCGCTACAAGCCCTCGGCGCGCGGATCGACGCGAGTGTCGATCGCGAACGTCTGCTGGTGTCGGGAACGACGCTGGCGCGCAACTACGACGCGACGCTGGCGCTGTTCCGAGAGATCCTGCTCGAACCGCGCTGGGATGCGAAAGAGCTCACGCTGGCGAAGGCCGCGGTGACGGCCCGGATCGCGGATAACAAGTCGGACCCGCAGGCGCTCGCGATGCGCGTGACGAATGTCGTCAGCTACCCGCAGGGATCGCTGCTGGCGCAGGATATCCTCGGCACGCCCGATTCGATCGCCGCGCTGACGCTGGACGATCTGAAGGCCGCCTATGCCAGCCTGTCGCCGCGGGCCGCGCGGTTCCGGGTCGCGGGCGCCGTGACTCAAGCCCAGACGGCCGCCGCCCTCGCCCCGCTCGCCGCGGCCTGGACGACGCCCCCGACCGCCTTGGCAGCATTGCCGGAGCCAACGAAGCCCGACGCGGCCCTCCTGTACTTTTACGACGTGCCCGACGCGAAACAGTCGTTGCTGATGTTCTCGACGCCGACCGTCCGCCGCGCCGATCCGGACTATTATCCGCTGCACGTCGCCAACTACATCCTCGGCGGCGGCGGCTTCGCCTCGCGGCTGACGCAGGAGGTGCGCGAGGGCAAGGGGTATACCTATGGTATCCGCTCGGGGCAGCAGGGCTGGCGCAGCGAAGGCCGCTGGACGCTGTCGAGCCCGGTGCGCGCCAACGTGACGCTCGAGGCGGCGAGCCTCGCACGCAAGATCGTCGCCGACTATCCGACGACGTTCACCGCCGACGACCTGGCACTGACCAAGACATCGCTGTCGAAAGCCCGTGCGTTCCAGTTCGAACAACTGATCGACAAGCTCGATATGCTTGCGCTGATGGGCGACTATGGCCTGCCGGCGGACTATCCGGTGCGCGAGGCAGCCGTGCTCGACGGCATGACGGTGGACCGTATCCGCGGCCTCGCCCAGCGCTACTGGCCGGTCGATCGCATGACATACGTCGTGGTCGGCGACGCTGCGACGCAAATGGGGCGCCTGGACGCACTCGGTGCCGGCAAGCCGGTGGCCGCGAAACCGCTGATCGAGTGA
- a CDS encoding 2'-5' RNA ligase family protein, which translates to MFGHEDAAALDGLRRAHFPPERNQLAAHLTLFHHLPPSVADELKHRLGQLTRGVTAPQAWLGGVMSLGRGTAFRVESPELEAIRADLADAFAPLLTPQDQAGWRPHVTIQNKVAPADAKALQAQLSADFQRRPLHIKGLASWWYRGGPWEQHSLHNFA; encoded by the coding sequence GTGTTCGGGCACGAGGATGCCGCCGCCCTCGACGGCTTGCGTCGTGCCCATTTCCCGCCGGAGCGCAACCAGTTGGCCGCGCATCTGACGCTGTTCCATCACCTGCCGCCCTCGGTCGCGGACGAATTGAAGCACCGCTTGGGTCAACTGACCCGCGGCGTGACGGCGCCGCAGGCGTGGCTGGGTGGTGTGATGTCGCTCGGCCGCGGTACCGCCTTCCGCGTCGAATCGCCCGAGCTGGAAGCGATTCGCGCCGATTTGGCCGACGCCTTTGCGCCCCTGCTGACGCCGCAGGATCAGGCCGGCTGGCGTCCGCACGTCACGATCCAGAACAAGGTCGCCCCCGCCGACGCCAAGGCATTGCAGGCGCAATTGTCCGCCGATTTCCAGCGCCGGCCGCTCCACATCAAGGGCCTCGCCAGCTGGTGGTATCGCGGCGGCCCGTGGGAGCAACATTCCCTGCACAACTTCGCTTGA
- a CDS encoding SDR family NAD(P)-dependent oxidoreductase — protein sequence MTDASDAHTAITSLKGRRIVVTGGTTGIGRAIAVLLASEGARLHICGRNPQHLQDALDRIGEVGDGQGTSIDLAEEGAVPRYFDDAVQALGGLDVAVINAAIAAEGLTDMSADDLRYAIATDFTAYLTSAHAAIDKGATDLVLIGSMSAHVLGPGSTVYAGIKAGIAGFAEALRREVGPKGIRVSLVEPGKTGADMQLPDIPVEEQRKMIHDQTMLRAEDIAVGVQYILTQPQRTVVQQLTIVPRDQEAE from the coding sequence ATGACCGACGCGTCCGACGCGCATACCGCCATAACGTCGCTCAAGGGGCGGCGGATCGTCGTCACCGGCGGCACGACCGGCATCGGCCGCGCCATCGCCGTGCTGCTGGCCTCGGAAGGCGCCAGGCTGCACATCTGCGGGCGCAATCCTCAGCACCTGCAGGACGCGCTCGACCGCATTGGCGAGGTTGGCGACGGACAGGGGACGAGCATCGACCTGGCCGAAGAGGGCGCGGTGCCGCGCTATTTCGACGATGCGGTGCAAGCGCTCGGCGGGCTCGACGTGGCGGTCATCAATGCGGCCATCGCGGCCGAAGGGCTGACCGACATGAGCGCGGACGACCTGCGCTACGCGATCGCCACTGATTTTACCGCCTATCTGACCAGCGCCCACGCCGCGATCGACAAGGGCGCGACGGACCTCGTCCTGATCGGCTCGATGTCGGCGCATGTCCTGGGCCCGGGATCGACCGTCTATGCCGGGATCAAGGCGGGCATCGCCGGCTTTGCCGAAGCGCTGCGTCGCGAGGTCGGTCCGAAGGGCATCCGCGTCTCGCTGGTCGAACCTGGCAAGACCGGTGCGGACATGCAGCTGCCGGACATTCCGGTCGAGGAGCAGCGCAAGATGATCCACGACCAGACGATGCTGCGTGCCGAGGACATTGCGGTCGGGGTCCAGTATATTCTGACGCAACCGCAGCGCACCGTCGTCCAGCAATTGACGATCGTACCGCGCGATCAGGAGGCCGAATGA